The sequence GGAGGCGGGCCAACTGAGCCGCGAACTCGACGAGAAAACCTGGATCATCACCCAGACCGACGGGAATTTCCTGTTTGACACGCCCGCCGATCAACTCTGGCGCGGCATCCTGAAACGCATGGGCGGGCAGTACAAAGTACTCTCCAATTACCCCGTCGATCCCAGGCTTAACTGACACTAGTTTACAGGTTTACCATCCTCTGTCTTCTGTTTACTGTTAGCGGGCGCCTGCTTATTCCGGCGCCAGCCAACAGAAGACGGAAGACAGTGAACGGGAAACGTGTAAGCTATGAACGGTTTTTTAACCAACTTTGTCGTACCGTTCGCCAACGTCCGGCGTTCTATAAGGGTCTGGGAAGGGAGCCCAAGGTTCACTGGCTAACGTAACAGGCTATTACTGGCCGAAACGTTGATCATTGACCGGTGAACTTTACCCTCTTTTCCCAGAGCTAACGTCTTCTTAAATGCGTATCCATCAAGTAGTTATTTATGCGTTGAGTGTGTGCCTGCCGCTAGGTACGTTGGCGCAGACCACGCCTGGCGACTCACTCCCCGTCGCCCCGTCCGCGCAACCCGGTATCACCATTCCGCTCCAGGCTTCTGCCGCTGTTCCTGAAACCGACCCCAGCCCCAAGCAGGCCCGGCCCGAACGAAAAGGGCAATACGCACCCGGCGGCTATGGCCCTAGTGCGCTGCTCTACACTGGTCATTTTGGCGTGAAAGCCGGTGCACAACTCACCAGCGCGCCCATCACGGGCGTATCGCCGAGCATCGAAAAGCGGGATCTGGACATTCACCTTGGGGTGCTGTATCGGTACCGGTTCAGCAAGTTTGTGATTCAGCCCGAACTGCTTTACCAGATCAAAGGCGGTAACTACCAGCGCCTGCAAATCGGGTCGTCTAACCGGGCAACGATCGAGAACAATTTTAACTACATAAGCCTGCCCATCATGCTCGGGTACATCCCCGTCGAAGGGCTGACAATTCAGGCCGGGCCCGAATTCAGCTGGCGCATCGAAACGACCAACGGGCCGCAGAGTAGCCGCGACGCGGGCATTGCGCTTGGGGTTCACTACGATTTCCTCGACATGCTCGATAAGTTCAGCCTGAATATTCGCTACGTCTACGGGCTGACTAAAATCCCCGAAACCGTTAACAGTACCCTTCAGAACCGCGCTTTCCAGGTAGGGGTGGTGTATAACTTTTACAAAAAATGAGGAATGATGAGTGATGAATAGGCTGGATCAGGCTTGTCATCGCTCATCATTCCTCATTCCGCCTTCATTCTATGCTTTCCGACTTTGGTATCATGCTGCTGTTCATTCTGACCGCGTTCGCGTTCATTGTGGGCATATTGCTGTTCGGGAAGCTGCTCCGCCCCGACCACCCCAACGAGGAGAAACTGACCACCTACGAGTCGGGCGAAGAGCCGGTCGGCAACGCGGGTATTCAGTTTAATCCGCGTTTCTACGTAGTGGCGCTGGTGTTTGTGCTGTTCGATGTCGAATTGGTTTTCCTGTTTCCGTGGGCGACCGTTTTCGCGCAGCCTACCCTCATTGCCGAGACCGACGGCCTGTGGGGCTGGTTCACGCTCACTGAAGTTGTGTTGTTCGTCGTGATTCTGGCCGTTGGACTAGCCTACGCCTGGGCGAAAGGCTATCTGGATTGGGAAAAACCCCAGCCGCAGATCCCGACCGTTGCGAGCAACGTACCCAGCCAACTCTACGAGCAGATCAACCAGAAGTACAGCGGACGAAAGCCTTGACCAGAAACGCTGGCGCTTGTTGACCCCAAAAAAAAGCCTTCCGGGTACGTAGCAATGGCTACTCCCGGAAGGCTTTTTACGTTACTACTCGCTGCTATTGACTCCTTAGGGAAGTGGCGAGGCCAACGCTAGAAGAACAGAATGCGAATGGTGAACGGACTGCTGCCGTACAACACCTGATCATTGACCGAATTGACTGAATAACTGACGTTGTACAGAAACGACAGGTTGGCCGCGAAGAGTCGGCCGATGGGCTGCGAGTAGGTAGCCCCCAGCCAGGTAGCCGTTGATGAACCCGTAGTACGCCCAGCCACGGTCAACTGCCCCGATGTGCTGAACGACCGCTGATCTAGCTCAACGTGGGCGTACAGGTTCGGCAGAATGTTTGGAATGAACTCATACATGCCGAACAGCCGCCCTGAATACTGGTTCAGGTTGCCGCCGTAGAAGTTCTTCCAGTTGGTATACGTGTAGCCCGCGCCAATACCAGCGACAAAATGCTCGGTGACCTGATAGGCCACCACTGGCGAGACACCAATGCTGAAGGGGTTAAATGAAAGCGCTGAAATGCCGCCCCCATAACGCAGGCGATCTTTAAAGGGCAACGGATTGCCTTCCGGGGTTTGCGATTTCAGCGGAGCCTGCCCCTGGTCGCGGCGTTCTTCGGGGTCTTCGGTGATCTGACCGAAAGCCACGCTAGACGATAACAAGGCAAAGAGCAGCAAAAAACGATGGATATGTTTCATGGATTTGTGCAATGGATAAAAAACAGTCTAAATAACGAAACGGGTACTAGCTTTCGCATTAGCAGCCCCTTAAAACACGAACTCTTTCACGTCGGGGTCATTGAGCATGCGCTTGATGCATTTTTCATGCGCTTTTTCGGGGCCCGACACCTTCCAGCGCCCGATCATCTGCGTACCAATACGCTGTTGAGGGCCCCGGCGTGGCGACAGCCCGCAATCAATAAACGCCTGCTCGTATTTGTTCAGCGTCTTGTTCTGGTAGGTCGTTACGACTTTGTATTCGCGGGTCTGGTTAAGGCGCGTGATGGTGTACGACAACCTGGCCAGCAGCAGCAACGACCCCATGATGATGCCGAAGCCAGCCAGCGCAATGTCGTAATGGCCGGAGCCGATACTCATGCCGAGGGCCGATACCGCCCAGACGGTGGCGGCCGTAGTAAGGCCTTTCACGCGGCTTTCTTCTTTGTAGATGATGCCCGCGCCCAGAAAGCCGATGCCATTCACGATGTTGGCCGCAATGCGGTCGCCCCCGAGCCGCGTAGAGAGCATGGTAAACAGCGTGGCACCCACGCAGATCATGATCATGGTGCGGAAACCCGTGGCTTTCGAGCGGTACTCGCGCTCGGCACCGATCAGCCCCCCTGCGGCGAGGGCGAGCAACAAACGATAGAGATCTTCCAGGTAAAAATTCATGCCATCGAAAAAGCGGAAACGCCGTAAATGGCTAACACCAGATCAGACCCAAAAAGTCCGGCGGGGGTTTGAAAGCCAGGTTTAGCCTGCCCCTGTACTACGTTTCGGACAATCGTCAGCGCGGCCAGCGCCGTCAGTTCATAACCGTCGGGGCCGGTCAGGCGAGCCGTTACGGTTTGGCCGGCGGCGTTGCCTACCCGGCCCCAGACCTGCGTTTTGGCGCGGCTGCGTTTGGCTTCGTCGGGTCCCGTAACACGCTGGGTGATCTGCCCCTGAATCAACCGACGTACCCAGCCCTGCCGCAGCAGCCAGCCCAGGTAATTGCCCGCCCGCGCCAGCCGGAT comes from Fibrella aestuarina BUZ 2 and encodes:
- a CDS encoding porin family protein, whose protein sequence is MRIHQVVIYALSVCLPLGTLAQTTPGDSLPVAPSAQPGITIPLQASAAVPETDPSPKQARPERKGQYAPGGYGPSALLYTGHFGVKAGAQLTSAPITGVSPSIEKRDLDIHLGVLYRYRFSKFVIQPELLYQIKGGNYQRLQIGSSNRATIENNFNYISLPIMLGYIPVEGLTIQAGPEFSWRIETTNGPQSSRDAGIALGVHYDFLDMLDKFSLNIRYVYGLTKIPETVNSTLQNRAFQVGVVYNFYKK
- a CDS encoding NADH-quinone oxidoreductase subunit A translates to MLSDFGIMLLFILTAFAFIVGILLFGKLLRPDHPNEEKLTTYESGEEPVGNAGIQFNPRFYVVALVFVLFDVELVFLFPWATVFAQPTLIAETDGLWGWFTLTEVVLFVVILAVGLAYAWAKGYLDWEKPQPQIPTVASNVPSQLYEQINQKYSGRKP
- a CDS encoding MgtC/SapB family protein; the protein is MNFYLEDLYRLLLALAAGGLIGAEREYRSKATGFRTMIMICVGATLFTMLSTRLGGDRIAANIVNGIGFLGAGIIYKEESRVKGLTTAATVWAVSALGMSIGSGHYDIALAGFGIIMGSLLLLARLSYTITRLNQTREYKVVTTYQNKTLNKYEQAFIDCGLSPRRGPQQRIGTQMIGRWKVSGPEKAHEKCIKRMLNDPDVKEFVF